The Gossypium hirsutum isolate 1008001.06 chromosome D07, Gossypium_hirsutum_v2.1, whole genome shotgun sequence genome includes the window aagaaaaacttatttttttacaaaaagtcACAACGTGTCACTATGTGATTGGTCACCATCCTTGTTTTTAGCCTAtgttgaaaatgaattaaaaatatatggaGGGCATactttaagtaccaaattgagaAGCGAGTGCACTTTAAGTACTAAATTGAGCTAAAAAAAAGCTTAGATATCAAAATGGAAAAATGAGTATACTTCAAGAGCCAAATCGTAAATTAAGCCTTTTATTTTGTGAGaacatttttaatttgtttttattatttgatttcaacaaaattttctatCGCTATCTCAAGTCCTTTagtcaataaaaataaaattcgtcAACTTAACTGATACGAACAACAAAAAATGAATGATATAAAATGTGTAGAGACAGCatcgaaaaatattaaaaaaaattacaaatttgagCATTGAAGAGAAAAGATCGGAAGTATTTACATTGTTAAATATTATTAgtagtatatatattaatttgagTTCATGGATAGAACTAAATAAGAATATCGTATTAAAAACTCTAATATATCTAATTCCTTGGATTAATCTCCGACGTCCATTGTTGCCGGAAATCTCAACATTTTTTTTATGTACACCAAACGAAGATTCAATTAACTTCTAGTATCTTACAAATAACTTCGTTCATGGTTAACCGTTGATCGGGATTACTTTCAACACAAGCAACTCCAATTCGAATGATACTCACCACTTGATTAATCGAATCCGAAGAAGCGGACAATATCTCAGGATCGACCAGTTCTTCAACACGGTCCTCAGATATTGATGATTGCGCCCATTGCACAATATCGATCCCGCCGTTACCAGTGTTTAGGTATTGTGAAGGGAACTTGCCCGTGACGATTTCGAGGAGGATGATGCCGAGACAATAGATGTCGGATTTGGGGGAAATTTTTTGGGATTGAAGATATTCGGGGGACTTATAAGCAAATAACACTTGGGTGACTTTGTCGGAATCAATCAAAGAGTAGAAACCATAATCACTTAGCTTGGGTTCGTAGGTTTCGGTTAAAAGGACATTACTGGCTTTAAGGTTACCATGGGGGACCTCGTAGATTTTTAATTGTGTGTGAATGTAACCAAGTCCTTGAGCTATTCCCTTTATGATTTTCAAACGATTGGACCAGTTTAATTTTGCATGAAACACCCCTCGATCACcttcaaataataaaaacaacacaTTAGTTTTTGAATTTTGGTAGAAATATAAAAGAGTTAATTGTATCGGATGTCCTTAAAAATTGGTCGGATTTtgaatttaatcttaaattttgaaacattctgTTTGAGTCCTTAAAATATTAGTATTGTATCAATCAAGTTCTTACGTGAGCTTAGCTATCAACTTAGTCATTAAAGTAGGGACGGATCTAGGGGtgaagttagaaaattattttaggtggttagaaataaataataaattttaggaggccaaagtgtaattttactattatattaactTATGCATTAAAGCAAGGGTGGATCTAGGGGTGAAGCTAGAAAATTTATTTAGGCACTAGAAATGAATAATGAATTTAAGGGagctaaattacaattttaccattatattaacttataaatttataatttttaaaagtgctaaaatataaatttatcatacaCCAATGCCACTTCCTCCTCCTACCTACACTCCAGAGTGCACACCATCTTAGATTCTCATGGtgaaaattgcattttgaccctctaaaaaattaataatccaAAATTAAACACTTTCAATACAATTTTTTTCACTTTAACTtctcaaaattaataattttatctctACTACCCTAACAAAAAGTTTTCAATTCATCCCCTTGCATAAAATGCCAGTTTGAATCTTATGCATGTGAATCGAATTTTAAACACCTGCATTTACTAAATAGACAGCTTGGAGTTGAagtcttaaaaaaaaaatcttcataaattttaatgatattaactGTTTTTTAACATGTCAGATTCAAGCTATCCATATGGTACAaacacatatatttaaaattcaatctATATGTTTCAAATATTCTTTGAATTAGGTCTAAGTTAGTATTTAACATGATACTGATAGTTTTGGGGACCAAATTAGAATCCAAGCTATAATTTTGGGACGTATGAtgcaattatgaaaatgaaaaataatcaaAGATGAAGATGATATTCACATACCATGCAAAGCGTATAACAAGCTACCAGAAGGCATGTACTGTGAAACAATAagcttctcttctcttctaaaaTGGTACGCTAATGGCGTCAACACATTAGGATGTTTAAGAGCCCCAAATCTTTGCATTTCAGTTTCAAATCCATCTTTCCCTAACCTATTCATCTCCCTCATCCTTTTCACCACTACCGCCACTCCATTCCCCATCACCGCCTTATAAGCCGACCCCAATCCACCGCTCCCCAACACTTCCGCCGCCGCTTTCATCAAATCTTGTAACCCAAAACTACCCTTTTCTTCATTCACCACTACCAAATCAGCCATCCCATTTTTATTCCCTTTTTGTGACGACCCACGTTTGATTTTCCCTTCAGGACAACTCTTTCGACTCGATTCCAATGGCTTTTGCCGAGTTGACTCAGGTAAGTTGTTACCTTGCCTTAATGGTTCCCTACTAGAACTATGGTGGTTCGTTAACTCATCTTCACGATTCGTTGAAATAATGGCGCCACCAGTGTCACGGCGGAGATAACCACCGTGGCATTTGATTGTGATGATGATGGTGGTGGTGAATCTGGTTCttcttgtttttcattttcttgttGAACTTTTCTTGAATCAGCTGTATCACAATGTTTCTCTAATGGTTTCCCACAAAGTTCATTGTTACCTTCAAATACAGAAGCATTAAATTTCGAAAAACTTTCTGGGATTTTACCATCGAGTTTATTACCTTTTAAATCAAGTGATTTCATAACATTTGGGTATTTTAACGACGGGATTTTCCCGGAAAATCGATTCCCTTCTAAATGTAATTCCACGAGATTCTGTAATTGCATCAACGAATCTGGAATTTTACCACTGAATTTGTTTTGATTCAACCATACTTTTTTCAACGATCCCATTGATTCAAAATAGTCATTTGGTATCTCACCGGTGAATTGATTGTTCGATAAATAAATAGCTCTTAAAGCACCGAGTTTATTCAACTCTGGGATCGATCCTTCAAACATGTTCTTCACCAAACTAATGGTCCTTAAACTACGAAGTTTAAGCAAAGATTCAACATCAACCGAACCAGAAAGACCCAAACTCGTTAAATGAAGACCAATTATGGTTTCCCCATCACACATAACACCAATCCATTTTTTCCTACAAGATGATGAACCTGGAACCCAATTTTTCAACTTGGAATCACCATTTTTCAATGATTTCTTGAACTTCGAAAGGGAATAAGCATCGGATTGTGAAGAACAAAGGGTTGGGAGGGTTGGGAGAATGAGAAGAGATAGAAACAAAGCAAAAACTGGGACGGTGGTGGCCATTACTGAATTGGTGGGGAATGGCTGTGCTTGGCCTCTGTGATTGAAGAGAGCTGTCTCCTGGTGGTGTGGTTTTCTGCAAGTGATTTTTGTTTGGATAGTTTGGTACTCATTAGCTTAATTTGGGGATAGTAACAGTTTGGTATGGCATTGAGTGGAGGGATTGAAATGATGCAGTTTCGTCATTTGGGTTTGATTCTAACCATAGGGGAATTTCCATGGCGGTTTTCAACGACGAGGGTGGTCGATGATAGGTGAAACAGTGGCCTGCTTTTAGCTATTAATGGAGGTGACGGCGTATACACTGTTACTGAAATTAGGTCTAATTCCTCCCATAATCCTCGTACTTTTTGGATTCttgaaatttagtccttctcAAAAAATTTCAGGattttaatctaaaaattaaaatccaatacCCACGAGGCCTTGGTAGTGATGCTAAAATAAAAGCTTCTGGCGTTTAGCGTCCAAGTTCGAGTATTTTGTTATGTCCAACTGCTATATATGAGTTATTTTCAGGTTATTTTAAGTTTAAgtgaaatttataatatttaaaattgtatgTCAATGAAGTATTCATACTATTACTAAAAGCTAATGTTCTTGGACTTCGAATGTCCAAGTTCGAGTCTTATTATATCTAATTATTATGTGTGAGTTTTTTCCCTAAACTCTAAATTAATTTAGGCTTAAGTTTTACCATATGTGGGTACTGTACAGATTTATTATGGTCTAAGTTTGAATATATTTCGATTTTTAACC containing:
- the LOC107932210 gene encoding pollen receptor-like kinase 3 is translated as MATTVPVFALFLSLLILPTLPTLCSSQSDAYSLSKFKKSLKNGDSKLKNWVPGSSSCRKKWIGVMCDGETIIGLHLTSLGLSGSVDVESLLKLRSLRTISLVKNMFEGSIPELNKLGALRAIYLSNNQFTGEIPNDYFESMGSLKKVWLNQNKFSGKIPDSLMQLQNLVELHLEGNRFSGKIPSLKYPNVMKSLDLKGNKLDGKIPESFSKFNASVFEGNNELCGKPLEKHSRRTRFTTTIIITIKCHGGYLRRDTGGAIISTNREDELTNHHSSSREPLRQGNNLPESTRQKPLESSRKSCPEGKIKRGSSQKGNKNGMADLVVVNEEKGSFGLQDLMKAAAEVLGSGGLGSAYKAVMGNGVAVVVKRMREMNRLGKDGFETEMQRFGALKHPNVLTPLAYHFRREEKLIVSQYMPSGSLLYALHGDRGVFHAKLNWSNRLKIIKGIAQGLGYIHTQLKIYEVPHGNLKASNVLLTETYEPKLSDYGFYSLIDSDKVTQVLFAYKSPEYLQSQKISPKSDIYCLGIILLEIVTGKFPSQYLNTGNGGIDIVQWAQSSISEDRVEELVDPEILSASSDSINQVVSIIRIGVACVESNPDQRLTMNEVICKILEVN